A single region of the Pogoniulus pusillus isolate bPogPus1 chromosome Z, bPogPus1.pri, whole genome shotgun sequence genome encodes:
- the ESM1 gene encoding endothelial cell-specific molecule 1 isoform X2 yields MKDFLFLTLLLMPVHAGAAWSAKYAVDCPEPCDSHACKSTLRCKRTVLDDCGCCRVCAAAVGETCYRTVSGMDGVKCGPGLKCQFYTEEDDFGDEFGICKECPYGTYGTECRKTCNCPSGICDRVTGKCLKFPFFQLSASKPPNRRKVVSQPETDLASGDGNAVKEEFTKEKPLRPPVMKWLNPR; encoded by the exons ATGAAGGACTTCCTGTTTCTTACACTCCTCCTGATGCCCGTGCACGCTGGAGCTGCTTGGAGTGCGAAATACGCAGTAGATTGTCCCGAGCCCTGTGACAGTCACGCATGCAAAAGTACCTTGCGCTGTAAGCGAACGGTGCTGGATgactgtggctgctgcagagtgTGTGCAGCTGCGGTGGGGGAGACTTGCTATCGTACGGTCTCGGGTATGGATGGTGTCAAGTGTGGTCCTGGGCTGAAGTGCCAGTTTTACACTGAGGAGGATGACTTTGGTGATGAATTTGGTATCTGCAAAG agtGTCCCTATGGTACCTACGGAACAGAATGCAGGAAAACCTGCAACTGTCCCTCTGGCATCTGTGACAGAGTGACTGGGAAGTGTCTGAAGTTCCCGTTTTTCCAGCTGTCTGCTTCAAAGCCTCCGAATCGACGAAAAGTCGTTTCACAGCCAG aAACCGACTTGGCATCAGGGGATGGCAACGCCGTGAAAGAGGAATTCACCAAGGAGAAGCCTCTCCGCCCGCCAGTAATGAAGTGGCTGAATCCTCGCTGA
- the ESM1 gene encoding endothelial cell-specific molecule 1 isoform X1 codes for MKDFLFLTLLLMPVHAGAAWSAKYAVDCPEPCDSHACKSTLRCKRTVLDDCGCCRVCAAAVGETCYRTVSGMDGVKCGPGLKCQFYTEEDDFGDEFGICKETDLASGDGNAVKEEFTKEKPLRPPVMKWLNPR; via the exons ATGAAGGACTTCCTGTTTCTTACACTCCTCCTGATGCCCGTGCACGCTGGAGCTGCTTGGAGTGCGAAATACGCAGTAGATTGTCCCGAGCCCTGTGACAGTCACGCATGCAAAAGTACCTTGCGCTGTAAGCGAACGGTGCTGGATgactgtggctgctgcagagtgTGTGCAGCTGCGGTGGGGGAGACTTGCTATCGTACGGTCTCGGGTATGGATGGTGTCAAGTGTGGTCCTGGGCTGAAGTGCCAGTTTTACACTGAGGAGGATGACTTTGGTGATGAATTTGGTATCTGCAAAG aAACCGACTTGGCATCAGGGGATGGCAACGCCGTGAAAGAGGAATTCACCAAGGAGAAGCCTCTCCGCCCGCCAGTAATGAAGTGGCTGAATCCTCGCTGA